GGGTGGTCGCCAAGAAGCGCGATTCCACCTACCAGCCGGGCCGGCGCTCGGCGTCCTGGGTCAAGGACAAGCATTGGAGCACACAGGAAGTCGTCATCGGCGGCTGGAAGGCCGGAGAAGGCGGGCGCACCAGCGGCATCGGCTCGCTGATGGTCGGTATTCCGGGCAGCGGCGGGTTGCACTTCGTCGGCAGGGTCGGCACCGGCTTCTCCGAGCGTGACCTGGCCAACCTCAAAAAGATGCTGGCTCCGCTGCACACCGACGAATCCCCGTTCGATGCCAGGCTGCCCACCCGCGACGCCAAGGGTGTGACGTTCGTCGAGCCGGTCCTGGTCGGCGAGGTGCGCTACAGCGAATGGACGCCGGATGATCGCTTGCGCCAACCGAGTTGGCGTGGACTGCGACCAGACAAGAAGCCAAGTGAGGTGGTGCGGGAATGAAATGGGTGACTTTTCGAGGAGCCGACGGTGAGCGGACCGGGGTGCTCTCCGGCGACGTGATCCACCCGATGCAGCCGGGGGTGACGCTGCTCGACCTGGTCGGGCACGGTGCCGAAGGGTTGCGCGAAGCGGGAGTAGAGGCCAGCCGTTCGGATCCGCTGCGGTTGGACGACGTGACGCTGATGGCGCCGATCCCGCGGCCGCCGTCGATCCGGGATTCCCTGTGCTTCCTGGACCACATGCGCAACTGCCAGGCAGCGGTGGGCGGTCCACGGGTCCTCAGCGATACCTGGTATCGCATCCCGGCCTTCTACTTCGCTTGTCCGGCAACCGTTCTGGGGCCTTACGACGATGCACCGATGGCGCCCGGAAGTGCTTGGCAGGACTTCGAACTGGAGATCGCCGCGGTCATCGGGACCCGCGGCAAAGATCTGACGGTGGAGCAGGCCGAACAGGCCATCATCGGCTACACCATCTTCAACGACTGGTCGGCGCGAGACCTGCAGCAGCTGGAAACCCAACTCGCGATCGGACAGGGCAAGGGCAAGGACAGCGGAGTCACGCTGGGGCCCTACTTGGTGACACCCGACGAGCTCGAGGAGTATCGCCGAGACGGGAGGCTCGACCTGCAGGTCACCGCGCTGGTCAACGATCACGTGATCGGATCGGGCTCGACCGCCCAAATGGATTGGAGCTTCGGCGAAGTCATCTCCTACGTCTCGCGCGGTGTCCAGCTCACGCCCGGTGACGTCATCGGCTCCGGCACGGTCCCCACCTGCACGCTGGTCGAACACCTCAGCATGGCGGAACTGGAGTCCTTCCCCGGGTGGCTGCGCGACGGTGATGTCGTCACGCTGCGCGTGCAGGGTTTGGGGGAGACCCGGCAAACCGTTCGGGCGAGTAGGCCGCCGCACCGGTTGGCTCCCCGGCCCAATCCGGACGCCGCGCCCGCACCGAACCGGGTCAACCGCGCGCCGGCGCGGGTGCC
The Mycobacterium sp. 050128 genome window above contains:
- a CDS encoding fumarylacetoacetate hydrolase family protein, encoding MKWVTFRGADGERTGVLSGDVIHPMQPGVTLLDLVGHGAEGLREAGVEASRSDPLRLDDVTLMAPIPRPPSIRDSLCFLDHMRNCQAAVGGPRVLSDTWYRIPAFYFACPATVLGPYDDAPMAPGSAWQDFELEIAAVIGTRGKDLTVEQAEQAIIGYTIFNDWSARDLQQLETQLAIGQGKGKDSGVTLGPYLVTPDELEEYRRDGRLDLQVTALVNDHVIGSGSTAQMDWSFGEVISYVSRGVQLTPGDVIGSGTVPTCTLVEHLSMAELESFPGWLRDGDVVTLRVQGLGETRQTVRASRPPHRLAPRPNPDAAPAPNRVNRAPARVPYTRGLHEVGDRVWAWTLPDGGYGWSNAGLVSGDGASLLVDTLFDLALTREMLTAMGSLTERAPINDALITHSNGDHTHGNQLLDASVRIIAAQGTADEIEHGMAPEMLAMVQTANLGPVATPYTRDRFGPFDFSGIRVRNADQTFDRDLSIEVGGRRIELLNLGPAHTAADSVVHVPDAGVLFGGDLLFIGCTPIVWAGPIDNWIAACDAMIALDAPTVVPGHGPVTDPDGIRAVRGYLVHVAEQARAAYDKGLSWAQAADTIDLGEYASWLDAERVVVNVYQRYRELDPDTPQLETMALLVMQAEWLAKRD